Proteins encoded within one genomic window of Anaerosporomusa subterranea:
- a CDS encoding aspartate aminotransferase family protein has protein sequence MDQYIGPEEVLRKKREYLIPCVYHFYDQPMQLVRGEMQYLYDHTGKRYLDCFAGVSVVNCGHCNPDITKAICDQVTTLQHTCTIYLTQNIVNLAERLSQITPGRLQKSFFCSSGSEANEGAALLASIYTGNHEFISLRQGLHGRTKLGMSLTGLSLWRTDASPVGGISFASNAYCYRCPLGKQYPVCDLACADEIETVIKTATSGKVAAMFAEPIQGNGGMITPPLGYFKRVKQILEAYGILFIVDEVQTGFGRTGKMFAIEHYEVEPDIMTVAKALANGTPVGAFIAKPEIADKYTRPGASTLGGNPVTAAAALATLDVIANNDLPARAAALGAQLKAGLLALQERYPLIGDVRGLGLMLGAELVSADKSPASHELDTILEKLKDRGILVGKNGPNRNVLAFQPPLVITREDVDYLLNQLDDVLAEV, from the coding sequence TTGGATCAATATATCGGACCAGAAGAAGTATTACGCAAAAAACGCGAGTATTTGATACCCTGCGTGTATCATTTTTACGACCAACCCATGCAATTGGTGCGGGGCGAGATGCAATACCTATACGACCATACAGGCAAGAGATATCTGGATTGTTTTGCCGGGGTTTCGGTCGTCAACTGTGGGCACTGCAACCCGGACATCACGAAAGCCATTTGCGACCAAGTTACCACACTGCAACATACTTGCACTATATATTTAACCCAGAATATTGTTAACTTGGCAGAACGATTATCCCAGATTACACCAGGACGACTACAAAAATCCTTTTTCTGCTCCAGCGGTAGCGAAGCTAATGAAGGAGCCGCTCTCTTGGCTTCGATTTATACTGGCAACCATGAGTTTATCAGTTTACGGCAGGGCTTGCACGGACGCACCAAACTAGGCATGAGCCTGACTGGGCTCAGTCTCTGGCGTACTGACGCATCACCGGTTGGCGGTATCAGTTTCGCTTCCAATGCCTACTGCTATCGCTGCCCGCTCGGCAAACAGTATCCAGTGTGTGATCTGGCTTGCGCCGATGAAATCGAGACTGTGATTAAAACCGCCACATCGGGGAAGGTAGCCGCCATGTTTGCTGAACCCATTCAGGGTAACGGCGGCATGATCACCCCACCGCTTGGCTATTTCAAACGAGTTAAACAAATTCTTGAGGCCTATGGTATTCTTTTCATTGTTGATGAAGTGCAGACAGGATTTGGCCGCACCGGTAAAATGTTTGCCATTGAGCACTACGAAGTGGAACCAGATATTATGACAGTAGCCAAAGCTCTGGCTAATGGTACGCCGGTAGGCGCCTTTATTGCTAAACCAGAAATTGCTGACAAGTATACGCGTCCCGGCGCCTCTACGTTGGGTGGCAATCCGGTTACCGCGGCAGCGGCGTTAGCGACCTTGGACGTAATTGCTAACAATGATCTGCCAGCCCGAGCCGCTGCGCTTGGCGCACAATTAAAAGCGGGCCTTTTGGCTTTACAAGAAAGATACCCGCTAATCGGTGATGTACGCGGTCTAGGCCTGATGCTTGGTGCTGAACTGGTATCTGCCGATAAGTCACCAGCAAGCCACGAACTTGATACTATACTAGAAAAACTAAAAGACCGGGGCATATTAGTCGGGAAAAATGGTCCCAACCGCAATGTCCTGGCCTTTCAACCTCCGTTGGTTATCACGCGTGAAGATGTTGATTATCTCTTAAATCAGTTAGATGATGTATTAGCTGAAGTATAG
- a CDS encoding peptidase U32 family protein — protein MRLTPTSVELLAPVGTWEVLEEAIAAGADAVYLGGKRFNMRMHRTDANFDDEMLAKAIKYAHDRNVLLYITVNNLISDRELDSMRSYLRLLEELQPDALIIQDLAVLELARELNITIPLHASVMMNTHNEHAVRTLQDYGISRVVVNREMTLSQVRLLKERTGIEVEYFIHGDMCVAHGGQCLHSGVLFGQSSNRGRCLKGCRWPYQLVDATGKVLSDRDPGPYKLAVKDMCMYLHLPELIQAGVTSFKIEGRMRTAAFVKRIVQVYRRAIDRYIADPTGYTIDPQDWQDLNEGRSRDFSTCYALGKPGTELIGYSGEREPRFFSQAVKEASMSTSAFVPKALPAPNTMAADTGKELAVRVADRASLTAACQHGANIVYIGGEAFKPAKPWTLAEIAEAIDEAAAYNTRIIVTTPRITTERECGELEQFIAAVDRLKPHGLMVSNIGMLRLARQLSSLPLEADFSLNVFNHLTVRWLQSLGVTKATISLEATQEQITDLLDNSSLPLELIVHGSLEAMVLDHCVPSAVLGSDYGCHTLCQDNQYALLDTAGERHPIKIDQYCRNHLLFAKDLCLLPYLQSLAGISRYRIEGQHYTAPQVGLITAIYRQELDQCASQQEDYHFDQALLDKLAAIGPRELGIGTFRYRVSR, from the coding sequence ATGCGATTAACACCCACTTCAGTTGAACTATTGGCCCCCGTAGGTACCTGGGAGGTACTAGAGGAAGCAATTGCTGCCGGGGCGGATGCCGTATATTTAGGTGGAAAACGCTTTAACATGCGGATGCACCGCACTGATGCTAATTTTGATGACGAAATGCTTGCCAAAGCGATCAAGTATGCTCATGATCGCAATGTGCTCTTGTATATAACCGTGAATAATCTAATCAGTGACCGTGAACTTGACAGTATGCGTTCTTACCTTAGGCTCCTAGAGGAACTTCAGCCAGACGCCCTAATTATTCAAGATTTGGCTGTACTGGAGCTGGCTCGAGAACTGAATATTACGATACCCTTGCATGCTTCTGTCATGATGAATACCCATAATGAACATGCCGTCCGCACCCTGCAAGACTACGGGATCTCAAGGGTAGTAGTGAACCGGGAAATGACGCTGTCGCAAGTGCGTTTACTGAAAGAACGCACTGGTATTGAAGTGGAATATTTCATCCATGGTGATATGTGTGTCGCCCATGGTGGTCAGTGCCTACACTCCGGTGTGCTTTTTGGCCAAAGTTCTAACCGTGGCCGTTGTTTAAAAGGCTGCCGTTGGCCCTACCAATTAGTTGACGCTACCGGAAAGGTACTTAGCGACCGTGACCCTGGTCCTTACAAACTGGCAGTGAAGGATATGTGCATGTATTTACATTTGCCTGAGCTCATTCAAGCAGGTGTAACTTCCTTTAAGATCGAAGGCCGTATGCGGACCGCTGCGTTTGTCAAGCGGATTGTCCAAGTATACCGCCGGGCGATTGATCGCTATATCGCTGATCCGACTGGTTATACCATAGATCCGCAAGACTGGCAGGATTTGAATGAAGGACGATCGCGCGACTTCTCTACGTGTTATGCGTTAGGTAAACCTGGAACTGAATTGATTGGCTATAGCGGTGAACGCGAACCCCGTTTTTTCAGTCAAGCTGTAAAAGAAGCAAGTATGTCGACTTCTGCTTTTGTACCTAAAGCACTACCCGCACCTAATACGATGGCAGCAGATACAGGCAAAGAACTGGCTGTTCGGGTAGCTGATCGGGCCTCACTCACAGCTGCCTGCCAACACGGCGCCAACATAGTCTACATCGGCGGCGAGGCCTTTAAACCAGCTAAGCCCTGGACTCTTGCCGAAATTGCTGAAGCCATTGACGAAGCTGCTGCTTATAACACCCGGATAATTGTCACCACGCCGCGGATTACAACAGAACGAGAGTGCGGAGAATTGGAACAATTCATTGCTGCCGTAGACCGACTCAAACCCCATGGCCTGATGGTTAGCAACATTGGTATGCTCCGGCTGGCCCGCCAACTCTCGTCGCTCCCCCTGGAAGCTGATTTTTCTCTAAATGTATTTAATCATTTGACGGTGCGATGGCTGCAATCGCTTGGCGTAACAAAGGCCACCATTTCACTGGAGGCTACGCAAGAACAAATTACCGATCTACTTGACAACAGCTCGTTGCCACTGGAGCTCATTGTCCATGGATCGCTGGAAGCAATGGTGCTGGATCACTGTGTTCCCAGCGCGGTGCTTGGCTCCGATTACGGTTGCCATACACTTTGTCAGGACAACCAGTATGCTTTATTAGACACGGCCGGGGAGCGCCACCCGATCAAAATTGACCAATACTGCCGTAATCACCTGCTTTTTGCAAAAGACTTATGTTTGCTGCCTTATTTACAATCACTGGCCGGCATTAGTCGTTACCGCATTGAAGGACAGCATTATACTGCCCCGCAAGTTGGTCTGATTACTGCAATCTATCGCCAGGAACTGGATCAATGCGCTTCTCAACAAGAGGACTACCACTTCGACCAAGCCTTGCTAGACAAACTTGCTGCCATCGGACCGCGCGAACTAGGAATTGGTACATTCCGCTATCGGGTATCACGCTAG
- a CDS encoding ABC transporter substrate-binding protein, with protein MYHIGILQLTQNLDDAVQGFKSGCAELGLPAEFYYKNADGNLMVLPELAANLADLKVDLIFACSTPATVAAAGLDGSIPIVFTPVFDPIGAGLVTSLEHPGGKLTGVAGMVKADAKVAFIHRLLPAAQNLGVLYHAADSNSLLELKHFRQAADPSFHVEEISIQRPEDLSQLADMLPPDLDALFLPIGKIVEDNFATIVYYADAVSLPIITSHAPNVAAGALGALVANHRQLGHDCAAKAARILNGTAPGDIAISIVKQPEIWLNHFAAQNLGITLSADLLSEATEVFE; from the coding sequence TTGTATCATATAGGGATTTTACAGTTGACCCAAAACCTGGATGACGCAGTGCAAGGCTTTAAGTCTGGCTGCGCTGAACTCGGCCTGCCAGCTGAATTTTATTATAAAAATGCTGACGGTAACCTCATGGTACTTCCCGAATTGGCCGCTAATCTGGCTGATCTCAAGGTAGACCTTATTTTTGCTTGCTCCACTCCTGCAACCGTTGCTGCTGCTGGACTTGACGGTAGCATTCCGATTGTCTTTACACCTGTATTTGATCCAATTGGCGCCGGCTTAGTGACCAGCCTAGAACATCCTGGAGGCAAGTTGACCGGTGTTGCCGGCATGGTGAAAGCCGATGCTAAAGTTGCCTTTATTCACCGCCTTTTACCTGCTGCGCAAAATCTTGGCGTATTATACCATGCTGCAGATAGCAACTCACTGTTAGAATTAAAACACTTCCGGCAAGCTGCGGACCCATCTTTTCATGTAGAAGAAATATCAATTCAGCGTCCAGAGGATTTATCGCAACTGGCTGATATGCTACCGCCGGACTTAGATGCTTTATTTCTACCGATCGGGAAAATCGTGGAAGATAATTTTGCCACCATCGTTTATTATGCTGATGCCGTCAGTCTGCCAATTATCACATCACATGCTCCGAATGTAGCCGCCGGAGCACTTGGCGCATTGGTGGCTAATCATCGTCAGCTCGGCCATGATTGTGCCGCTAAAGCTGCTAGAATACTGAATGGTACTGCACCTGGCGATATAGCGATCAGTATCGTAAAACAGCCTGAAATTTGGTTAAATCACTTTGCCGCCCAAAATCTTGGTATTACACTATCAGCCGATCTGCTGTCAGAAGCAACAGAAGTTTTCGAATAA
- the rocF gene encoding arginase: MAIEIIGVPMDLGASRRGTDMGPSAIRYASLSEVLRKMELEVIDRGNIDIPVQESLKVDNPSLRFINEIIEGCLKLGEFVSAALDRGNFPLVLGGDHSIALGSLLGASRKIPDIGLIWMDAHGDFNSLETSETGNIHGMSLASSCGRGDAKLVTIGGFSPKVKEEKTVIIGVRDLDPEEKIQLKQSKVTVFSMKDIDERGIAQITREAIAIAGSGGNGIHLSFDMDVVDPSIASGVGTPVTGGLNYREAHLALELIAEAKILKSMEVVEVNPILDGRANSTAGVAVEFIASALGKRIFP; this comes from the coding sequence ATGGCTATTGAAATAATCGGAGTACCGATGGATCTTGGAGCAAGTCGACGGGGAACGGATATGGGGCCAAGCGCCATTCGGTACGCTAGTTTAAGCGAAGTTTTGCGCAAAATGGAACTAGAGGTTATTGACCGCGGTAATATTGATATTCCAGTTCAAGAAAGTCTAAAAGTTGATAATCCTAGCCTACGGTTTATTAATGAAATAATCGAGGGATGCTTAAAACTTGGCGAATTTGTATCTGCTGCTTTAGACCGGGGGAATTTCCCGCTTGTCTTAGGTGGGGACCATAGTATCGCGTTAGGTTCTTTGCTAGGAGCATCTAGAAAGATTCCTGATATCGGGCTAATATGGATGGATGCCCATGGTGACTTCAATAGCCTGGAAACAAGTGAAACGGGTAATATTCACGGGATGTCACTCGCCTCCTCGTGTGGACGAGGAGATGCCAAGCTGGTTACTATCGGTGGATTCTCCCCGAAAGTCAAGGAAGAAAAAACGGTAATTATCGGTGTTAGAGACTTGGATCCTGAAGAAAAAATTCAATTGAAGCAGTCTAAGGTAACCGTATTTAGCATGAAGGACATTGATGAAAGGGGTATCGCCCAAATCACCAGAGAAGCTATTGCAATTGCCGGAAGCGGGGGAAATGGGATTCATTTGAGCTTTGACATGGACGTCGTAGACCCTTCGATTGCCTCAGGTGTTGGGACACCGGTGACTGGTGGACTAAATTACCGGGAGGCGCACTTAGCACTAGAGTTAATCGCAGAGGCTAAGATTTTGAAATCAATGGAAGTTGTCGAGGTGAATCCTATTTTAGACGGAAGAGCAAATTCCACTGCTGGTGTCGCAGTGGAATTTATCGCGTCTGCCTTAGGAAAGAGAATTTTTCCATAG
- a CDS encoding MATE family efflux transporter, protein MKKASLLSEKVRQFLNILLPILITQLSLGATSFFDTVMSGNASQNDLAGVAIGANLWMPIFTGVNGVLVGITPILAQLHGAGKKETMPIIVMQGIYLAVVLTLLLLICGPLILTQIFAVMRLESSVRDIAYQFLAALSLGMFPLFVSAVLRNFIDALGYTRVTMIIALCALPINIVLNYLLIFGNFGFPRLGGAGAGYASAVTYWCILFISLLVVHRTKPFKDYRIFNRLYGVSLIIWKELLMVGIPIGSSIFCEVSIFGVVALLMAEFGTEIIAAHQAAINFASLIYIIPLSIGMALTIVIGFEVGARRYEDARQYSLLGVGIAIAVALFFAGGLSLFSHQIAGLYTNSPIVLQLIQSFLAYAVLFQLSDAFAAPIQGALRGYKDVKVTLIMAIVSYWIIGMPTGYILAKYNTSPYGYWIGLITGLAVGAIVLSVRLIRLQKKYIKNYS, encoded by the coding sequence ATGAAAAAAGCTTCTTTATTATCGGAAAAGGTTAGACAGTTCTTGAATATTTTGCTTCCAATATTGATTACACAGCTTTCTCTAGGTGCAACCAGCTTTTTCGATACGGTAATGTCAGGAAACGCCAGTCAGAATGATTTAGCAGGGGTTGCTATCGGCGCTAACCTGTGGATGCCAATATTTACTGGGGTAAATGGAGTTCTCGTTGGTATAACGCCCATTTTGGCCCAGCTGCATGGTGCAGGGAAAAAAGAAACTATGCCGATCATTGTAATGCAGGGAATCTATCTCGCAGTAGTGCTCACATTGCTCCTGCTTATCTGCGGGCCACTTATCTTAACGCAAATATTTGCTGTAATGCGACTAGAAAGTTCGGTCCGGGACATTGCCTATCAGTTTTTGGCTGCGTTATCTCTTGGTATGTTTCCTTTATTTGTATCTGCTGTTTTACGGAATTTTATTGATGCGTTAGGATATACTCGAGTAACTATGATCATTGCGCTTTGTGCGTTACCTATCAATATTGTCCTTAACTATCTACTTATTTTCGGTAATTTCGGATTCCCTCGCCTGGGTGGCGCCGGAGCAGGCTACGCCTCCGCTGTAACCTACTGGTGCATACTCTTCATAAGCCTACTAGTGGTACATCGTACCAAACCATTTAAAGATTACCGGATATTTAACCGGTTGTATGGTGTCTCACTTATCATATGGAAGGAACTTTTAATGGTAGGGATTCCTATCGGGTCTTCTATCTTCTGTGAGGTTAGTATTTTCGGAGTGGTAGCACTGCTAATGGCCGAATTCGGTACGGAAATTATAGCCGCACATCAAGCAGCTATTAATTTTGCTAGTCTGATCTATATAATACCATTAAGCATCGGCATGGCACTGACAATTGTAATCGGGTTTGAAGTCGGAGCGAGAAGGTATGAAGACGCGCGGCAATATAGTTTATTAGGAGTTGGCATTGCAATTGCCGTTGCATTGTTCTTTGCTGGGGGCTTATCCCTTTTCAGTCACCAAATTGCCGGGTTATATACAAATAGCCCTATTGTTCTGCAATTAATACAGAGCTTTCTGGCTTATGCAGTATTATTCCAATTGTCAGATGCATTCGCCGCACCAATACAGGGAGCACTAAGAGGATATAAAGACGTAAAGGTTACGTTGATAATGGCCATTGTATCTTATTGGATCATTGGCATGCCAACTGGTTATATCCTGGCAAAATATAATACCAGTCCATATGGCTATTGGATCGGGCTGATCACAGGTTTAGCCGTCGGGGCAATCGTTCTATCTGTAAGACTAATCCGCCTGCAGAAAAAATACATTAAAAATTACTCTTAA
- a CDS encoding methyltransferase domain-containing protein: protein MSLLSRINSRVREEGYAKTLQYGVLVGADSFTAYLRDTYLDLKYSDRLLRGNNVSSFKHLGANDVFHTDYSVMPLLFRNLPVSPDDVLVDVGCGKGRVINYWLSQKYKNQIIGLEIDPDIAANTARQLANHANVKVIPGDAIETLPSEGTIFYFYNPFNEEKVVKFEQKVRELTRGNQVNIIYYNPKSLHVFENSKWSIQRFDFERDFGVKRWGRLNKYHELAILTKKHPCIK from the coding sequence GTGAGCCTGCTGAGTCGCATAAATTCTAGAGTGCGAGAAGAGGGCTACGCAAAAACCTTACAATATGGTGTCTTGGTAGGCGCTGATTCCTTCACAGCCTACTTACGGGATACGTATTTAGACTTAAAATATAGCGACAGGCTATTGCGTGGTAACAATGTAAGTAGTTTTAAACACCTTGGAGCCAATGATGTCTTTCATACGGACTATAGTGTTATGCCCTTGTTATTTCGCAATTTACCTGTTAGTCCAGATGATGTCCTTGTCGACGTCGGATGTGGAAAAGGACGCGTAATTAACTACTGGCTAAGCCAAAAATACAAAAATCAAATTATCGGTCTTGAAATTGACCCTGATATAGCTGCAAACACCGCTCGCCAACTCGCAAACCATGCCAACGTAAAAGTGATCCCTGGAGACGCAATTGAAACCCTCCCCTCCGAAGGTACAATTTTCTACTTCTATAACCCATTTAATGAAGAAAAAGTAGTCAAATTCGAACAAAAAGTAAGAGAACTCACCAGAGGGAATCAAGTCAACATTATATATTACAATCCTAAAAGTCTGCATGTATTTGAAAATAGTAAATGGTCGATACAAAGATTTGACTTTGAGAGAGATTTTGGAGTCAAAAGGTGGGGGCGGCTGAACAAATACCATGAGTTGGCTATACTAACTAAGAAACATCCCTGCATAAAGTAA